One segment of Scyliorhinus torazame isolate Kashiwa2021f chromosome 14, sScyTor2.1, whole genome shotgun sequence DNA contains the following:
- the LOC140389030 gene encoding eukaryotic translation initiation factor 4 gamma 1 has translation MIKLSRSWEKIFKCVDLQNNWVPRRGDQGPKTLEQIHREAQIEEHQQHLRVQQQLLTKQDKRRGPAGSSSTGGRGSQGIDEAGWNTVPIVRSSRPIDTSRLSKITKAGAMDYNNQVLAPAGRLGGWVKGSSGGSGSKPNDTGRPTIATVNRFSALQQSSSTDNFDTRRVVPSRSSSSRDRSEKGERDRGDRFERSDRSDRNERSERSDRSEKSDKSDLIEKPERSDRNRPPITKRSYSKKKKEIVDICEIGVKSLLSLNPSLHLWHLINLPSEEEFEKKSKAIIEEYLHINDMKEALQCVQELESPKTLHIFVRSGIESTLERSAIAREHMGMLLYQLVKAGTLSKEQYCKGLHEILEIAEDMEIDIPHIWQYLAELIVHMLHDGGIPMGDLFREVAKPLITIGKAGLLLSDLLSLLCKGMSRRKAGSLWREGGLSWKEFLPEEKDINQFVTEKKVEFTVGNESGPEETSSKTEISFDDLCDQFDKLIKEKADNQRIFDWIEANLDEKQMISPLFIRALMKSICHSAVVFENPVRVDSEVVQNRVKVLTKYLNSDPQRELQALYAVQALMAKLAQPPNLLRTFFDVLYDEDVISEEAFYEWESSKDPAEQQGKGVALKSVTAFFTWLREAEEESESN, from the exons tcgaagaggtgaccagggacCCAAGACATTAGAGCAGATTCACCGAGAAGCTCAGATAGAAGAACATCAACAGCATTTAAGGGTACAGCAACAGCTTCTAACCAAACAGGACAAAAGGCGAGGTCCTGCAGGTAGCAGTAGCACTG GTGGCCGAGGAAGTCAAGGGATTGACGAAGCAGGTTGGAATACGGTGCCAATTGTCAGAAGTAGCAGACCTATTGATACGAGTCGGCTAAGCAAGATTACCAAG GCAGGGGCCATGGATTACAACAATCAAGTGCTGGCACCAGCAGGTCGACTTGGTGGCTGGGTTAAAGGAAGCAGTGGTGGATCTGGAAGTAAACCTAATGACACAG GAAGGCCAACCATAGCCACAGTGAATAGATTTTCAGCTCTCCAACAGTCTTCATCTACAGATAATTTTGACACAAGGAGGGTTGTACCCAG CAGGAGTAGTTCAAGTCGTGATAGAAGTGAAAAGGGTGAGCGTGATCGAGGAGACCGATTTGAAAGGAGCGACCGTTCCGACAGAAATGAGAGGAGTGAAAGAAGTGACCGGAGTGAAAAGAGTGACAAAAGTGATCTTATTGAGAAACCAGAGAGAAGTGATCGTAACAGGCCTCCAATTACTAAGAGAAGCTACAGCAAAAAA AAGAAAGAGATCGTGGACATATGCGAGATCGGAGTAAAGAGTCTG TTAAGCTTGAACCCGTCTCTGCACCTGTGGCACCTGATAAACCTGCCCTCTGAGGAAGAATTTGAAAAGAAATCGAAGGCAATCATTGAGGAATATTTGCATATCAATGATATGAAG GAAGCATTGCAGTGTGTGCAGGAGCTTGAATCACCGAAgacactgcacatctttgttcGAAGTGGTATCGAGTCAACTTTGGAGAGAAGTGCAATAGCAAGAGAACATATGGGCATGTTGTTGTATCAGCTTGTAAAAGCCGGTACTCTATCAAAGGAACAGTATTGCAAAGG GCTACATGAAATCCTTGAAATAGCTGAAGATATGGAAATTGATATCCCACATATATGGCAATATCTTGCTGAACTAATTGTTCATATGCTACACGATGGAGGCATACCAATGGGAGACCTTTTCAG AGAGGTGGCTAAGCCACTTATCACCATTGGAAAAGCTGGCCTTCTGCTTTCTGATCTTCTGAGTTTACTTTGCAAAGGAATG AGCCGTAGGAAGGCAGGTTCTTTATGGAGAGAGGGAGGTCTGAGCTGGAAGGAATTCCTTCCTGAGGAAAAAGACATTAACCAATTTGTCACTGAGAAG AAAGTGGAGTTTACTGTGGGAAACGAATCTGGTCCAGAAGAAACGTCAAGCAAAACTGAAATATCTTTTGATGATCTGTGTGATCAGTTTGATAAACTGATTAAAGAGAAAGCTGACAACCAAAGAATATTTGACTGGATTGAA GCCAACCTTGATGAAAAGCAAATGATTTCACCACTGTTCATTAGAGCATTAATGAAATCTATATGCCATTCTGCTGTTGTAT TTGAAAACCCTGTGCGTGTGGATTCAGAAGTCGTCCAAAACAGAGTAAAAGTCCTAACAAAGTACCTGAATTCTGATCCCCAGCGTGAACTACAAGCACTCTATGCCGTTCAGGCCTTAATGGCCAAGTTAGCGCAGCCACCAA ACTTACTAAGGACATTTTTCGATGTTTTGTATGATGAGGATGTTATATCAGAAGAAGCCTTTTACGAATGGGAGTCCAGTAAAGATCCAGCTGAGCAACAAGGAAAAGGAGTAGCTTTGAAATCTGTCACCGCTTTCTTCACTTGGTTAAGAGAAGCTGAAGAAGAATCAGAAAGCAATTAG